Proteins encoded together in one Peribacillus asahii window:
- a CDS encoding FixH family protein translates to MRKIIVLFLTVLIVLVGCGKEEEEQLPKMLHVELEITPELAKVNETVIFQAKVTYGDEIVTDADEVSFEIWREDEEESETIPVKHSQDGVYKLEKTFKEEGTYYVYAHVTARNLHTMPKREFVIGAKN, encoded by the coding sequence ATGAGAAAAATAATCGTTTTATTTTTAACTGTTCTTATTGTCTTAGTTGGATGCGGCAAGGAAGAAGAGGAGCAGCTTCCAAAGATGTTACATGTAGAATTAGAGATAACTCCTGAACTAGCAAAAGTGAATGAAACGGTTATCTTTCAAGCAAAAGTAACATATGGAGATGAAATCGTTACAGATGCCGACGAGGTAAGCTTTGAAATTTGGCGTGAAGACGAGGAGGAAAGTGAAACGATTCCTGTCAAGCATAGTCAAGATGGCGTGTATAAGCTTGAAAAAACATTTAAAGAAGAAGGAACATATTATGTATATGCCCATGTAACCGCACGAAACTTGCATACAATGCCAAAACGAGAATTTGTAATTGGAGCAAAGAATTAA
- a CDS encoding CAP domain-containing protein has product MKKKLILSTVAAAAVMFSGAGFNQAEAAQVNCQPTKQFTYKVTSQEDAQKFIQQYFAKYGIKVQGNVIQAPVKQSTPTQQAQQPTQAKQQAPTQQQVQKPTTQQPTTNNNATADTNKSTAAETNTSVSAFEKKVVELTNAERAKQGLAPLTLDTELSKVARAKSQDMKDKNYFDHNSPTYGSPFDMMKSFGINYKSAGENIAQGQTTPEQVVQAWMDSQGHRENIMNSSFTHIGVGYVASGNYWTQMFIGK; this is encoded by the coding sequence ATGAAAAAGAAATTAATTCTATCAACAGTAGCCGCAGCCGCAGTCATGTTCTCAGGAGCTGGATTCAATCAAGCAGAAGCAGCACAAGTAAATTGTCAACCTACTAAACAGTTCACATATAAAGTAACATCACAGGAAGATGCACAAAAGTTCATTCAACAATACTTTGCTAAGTATGGTATTAAAGTACAAGGAAACGTAATTCAAGCACCAGTAAAACAATCAACACCAACACAACAAGCGCAACAGCCAACACAAGCAAAACAACAAGCACCAACACAACAACAAGTACAAAAACCAACAACACAACAGCCAACAACAAACAATAATGCTACTGCTGACACAAACAAATCAACAGCAGCTGAAACAAATACTTCAGTAAGTGCTTTTGAAAAGAAAGTAGTAGAATTAACAAACGCTGAACGTGCAAAACAAGGGTTAGCTCCACTTACATTAGATACAGAGTTAAGCAAAGTTGCTCGTGCTAAATCTCAAGATATGAAAGATAAAAACTACTTTGATCATAATAGCCCAACGTACGGTTCACCATTTGATATGATGAAATCATTTGGTATTAACTATAAATCAGCTGGTGAAAACATTGCTCAAGGTCAAACAACACCTGAGCAAGTTGTACAAGCTTGGATGGATAGCCAAGGACACCGTGAAAATATTATGAATTCAAGCTTTACTCATATTGGAGTAGGCTATGTAGCTTCAGGTAACTACTGGACACAAATGTTTATTGGAAAATAA
- a CDS encoding YflJ family protein → MAYQYSKGWFIAELKKMGIKHHPVERRKLELYKTYVLRNLYKELQK, encoded by the coding sequence ATGGCTTATCAATATTCAAAAGGTTGGTTTATTGCGGAATTAAAGAAGATGGGGATTAAGCATCATCCGGTAGAGCGTCGAAAGCTAGAGCTGTATAAGACGTATGTGTTGCGGAATTTATATAAAGAATTGC
- a CDS encoding response regulator transcription factor, with amino-acid sequence MSDYTILVVDDEKDMRTLIEMYLLNSGYHCLQAQDGEEAIRCLEHATVDLILLDIMMPQRDGFLVCEQLRRKSDVPIIFVSAKGEEWDKVKGLKLGGDDYVVKPFNPGELMARVEAVLRRTGKKATLYTEQDVVRLGKIEVNQKARTVTINGQLINVTLKEFDLLLFLMRHKNQALSREQLLEHVWEGSYGSSLRTVDTHIKTLRMKLKEADYIQTVWGIGYKMGDEHFA; translated from the coding sequence ACCTTGATAGAAATGTATTTACTCAATTCTGGATATCACTGCCTTCAAGCACAAGATGGAGAAGAGGCTATTCGCTGTTTGGAACACGCAACAGTAGACTTAATCTTATTAGATATAATGATGCCGCAAAGAGATGGCTTTTTAGTTTGTGAACAGCTGCGGCGAAAATCTGATGTACCGATTATTTTTGTTAGTGCTAAAGGAGAAGAGTGGGATAAAGTGAAAGGACTCAAGCTTGGAGGAGATGATTATGTTGTTAAGCCATTTAATCCAGGTGAATTAATGGCTAGAGTAGAAGCAGTGTTAAGAAGAACAGGTAAGAAAGCAACATTATACACGGAGCAAGATGTGGTGAGGCTGGGGAAAATTGAAGTGAATCAGAAAGCAAGAACGGTGACAATTAATGGCCAACTGATTAATGTAACCTTAAAGGAATTTGACTTGTTGCTTTTTTTGATGCGGCATAAAAATCAAGCACTCAGTCGGGAGCAATTACTAGAACATGTATGGGAGGGGAGCTATGGTAGTTCTTTACGAACAGTGGACACTCATATTAAAACATTAAGAATGAAGTTAAAGGAAGCGGACTATATTCAAACGGTATGGGGAATTGGTTATAAAATGGGAGATGAGCATTTTGCGTAA
- a CDS encoding sensor histidine kinase — protein sequence MRKIKSLSFKLWFTIMSAVILSVVFAYSLSQYYYKNLYVEKVKSDLIYEASLLAADYAGGKITEEYKRNIEWFNSKNESETFVVNNPRELSACLPFDIDYNTLISEEERQMLLEGKPIEKEGYEERFEKNIVAAIIPLTDGDRLEGIIYTYIPVNSITDLIHEFAVKWIVAAILFMLMVMLLTTKWLKKLIHPIRDMEVAAHQVSNGDYSIQVQVTSDDEVGQLGHAFNKMAQSIHLEEERKREFLENVSHELRTPLSYIKGYTQAILDGVIKDKEEERKYLQLISRETLRMQHLVGDLMELTKMDRKQVMLQESPIAFAQFIEDFVGKYEQVIQDKQLQLQIELDPDPIIMGEERKLEQILQNVLDNAMHYTNAGGVISIILKQNKETCELSIADTGRGIPQQDLPYITNRFYRVNKARSRSDGGSGLGLAIVKKLVELQKGELKIESEEAVGTKVYVIFPMIQSEWL from the coding sequence TTGCGTAAAATCAAATCTTTATCATTTAAGCTCTGGTTCACCATTATGAGTGCCGTTATTCTATCTGTTGTCTTTGCGTATTCTCTATCACAATATTATTATAAAAATTTATATGTTGAGAAGGTAAAGAGTGATCTTATTTATGAAGCTTCTTTACTCGCTGCTGATTATGCAGGAGGTAAGATTACGGAAGAGTATAAGCGAAATATTGAATGGTTTAATAGCAAAAATGAAAGTGAAACGTTCGTTGTGAATAATCCCCGGGAATTAAGTGCGTGTTTGCCGTTTGATATTGATTATAATACGTTGATTTCTGAAGAAGAGCGACAAATGCTTCTTGAAGGAAAGCCCATTGAAAAAGAAGGCTATGAAGAACGATTTGAAAAAAATATAGTAGCGGCCATTATTCCGCTAACCGATGGAGACCGATTAGAAGGAATTATTTATACCTATATTCCTGTTAACTCGATTACCGATTTAATTCATGAGTTTGCAGTTAAATGGATTGTGGCTGCGATTTTATTTATGCTCATGGTTATGCTGCTGACAACAAAATGGTTAAAGAAGCTGATTCATCCGATTCGTGATATGGAAGTAGCAGCACATCAAGTATCTAACGGTGATTATTCGATACAAGTTCAAGTTACAAGTGATGATGAAGTAGGTCAGCTTGGCCATGCTTTTAATAAAATGGCCCAATCGATTCATTTAGAAGAAGAAAGAAAAAGAGAGTTTCTTGAAAATGTCTCACATGAACTACGAACCCCATTAAGTTATATAAAGGGCTATACACAAGCCATTCTTGATGGTGTTATTAAGGATAAAGAGGAAGAAAGAAAATATCTTCAACTGATTTCGAGGGAAACATTGAGGATGCAGCATCTCGTTGGTGATTTAATGGAGTTAACAAAAATGGATCGTAAGCAAGTTATGTTACAGGAATCCCCGATTGCTTTTGCTCAGTTTATAGAGGATTTTGTGGGAAAGTATGAACAAGTGATTCAGGACAAGCAGCTACAGTTGCAAATCGAGTTAGATCCAGATCCTATTATTATGGGGGAAGAGCGAAAACTTGAACAAATTCTTCAGAATGTATTGGATAATGCGATGCACTACACGAATGCAGGTGGAGTTATTTCTATTATATTAAAGCAGAATAAAGAAACATGTGAGTTAAGCATTGCTGATACAGGCAGAGGTATTCCACAACAAGATCTTCCTTATATTACGAATCGTTTTTATCGTGTGAATAAGGCAAGAAGTCGTTCAGACGGTGGTTCGGGGCTAGGATTAGCTATCGTTAAGAAACTAGTAGAATTACAAAAAGGTGAACTAAAGATAGAAAGTGAAGAGGCTGTTGGTACGAAAGTGTATGTAATATTTCCAATGATTCAAAGTGAGTGGTTGTAG
- a CDS encoding Hsp20/alpha crystallin family protein produces MFPFSSLFSSSKNQNSFLKNLQQNDVQSFIEKVFTEVMPNNMQDVMNQGAVKAKESGTRTAENPLQANVLETHSFIYIRIPIQDESWLKQMKIYHTSNQSIIHDIPNEGDKHNIPLPALVRKKGTFVQYKDNILEIRFQKHSDLNYSEIDISEL; encoded by the coding sequence ATGTTTCCCTTCAGCAGCCTTTTCTCATCTTCCAAAAATCAAAACAGCTTCTTAAAAAACTTGCAGCAAAACGATGTTCAATCCTTTATCGAGAAAGTTTTCACAGAAGTGATGCCCAACAATATGCAAGACGTGATGAATCAAGGAGCTGTTAAAGCAAAAGAGAGCGGGACCCGCACAGCAGAAAATCCACTACAAGCAAATGTACTAGAAACCCATTCATTTATCTATATTCGAATTCCGATTCAAGATGAAAGCTGGCTTAAACAAATGAAAATTTACCATACTTCCAACCAATCGATAATCCATGATATCCCAAACGAAGGAGATAAGCATAACATCCCCTTACCGGCTCTTGTCCGAAAAAAAGGAACATTCGTTCAATATAAAGACAATATATTAGAAATCCGATTTCAAAAGCATTCCGATTTGAACTACTCGGAAATAGATATTTCAGAACTATAA
- a CDS encoding undecaprenyldiphospho-muramoylpentapeptide beta-N-acetylglucosaminyltransferase, whose product MTKKIVFTGGGSAGHVSVNTAIIPEFIKNDWDITYIGSEKGIEKTIIEKEFPNIRYETVSVGKLRRYLSVENLKDPFRVIKGIFDARRILKKTRPDFIFSKGGFVSVPVVLAAKMLKIPIFIHESDYTPGLANKIAMPFASRIFTTFEESNAHLPKEKALYIGAVLRDGIFAGNGEKGKRFCGFTSNKPVLLIMGGSLGAVRINHLITKHLEELLRHYQIIHICGKGNVEESLKQPGYAPFEYVHEELFDLLAAADVVVSRAGSNSIFEFLGLQKPMLLIPLSANASRGDQILNAASFEKQGFCQVIQEENLSFEQFESTLDHLLKESSTYRAKMEQKRPFKTGPEMYQLLLDLMKK is encoded by the coding sequence TTGACAAAAAAAATCGTGTTTACCGGCGGAGGTTCGGCTGGACATGTATCTGTAAATACAGCAATTATTCCTGAATTTATTAAAAATGATTGGGATATTACGTATATTGGCTCTGAAAAAGGGATTGAAAAAACGATTATTGAAAAAGAATTCCCTAATATTCGTTATGAAACGGTATCTGTTGGAAAACTGCGCAGATATTTATCGGTTGAAAATTTAAAAGACCCATTTCGTGTAATTAAAGGAATCTTTGATGCACGTCGAATTTTAAAGAAAACACGACCAGATTTTATTTTCTCTAAAGGGGGATTTGTGTCTGTTCCAGTTGTGCTTGCAGCTAAAATGCTTAAAATTCCGATTTTTATTCATGAATCCGATTACACACCAGGTTTAGCGAATAAAATCGCGATGCCATTTGCTTCAAGAATTTTTACAACGTTTGAAGAGTCTAATGCCCATTTGCCGAAAGAAAAAGCGTTATATATCGGCGCTGTATTGCGCGATGGTATTTTTGCGGGAAATGGAGAAAAAGGAAAGCGCTTTTGTGGTTTTACTAGTAATAAGCCAGTCTTGCTCATTATGGGCGGGAGCTTAGGTGCTGTCCGCATTAATCATTTGATTACAAAGCATCTTGAGGAGTTGCTTCGCCATTACCAAATCATTCACATTTGCGGTAAAGGAAATGTTGAGGAGTCATTGAAGCAGCCAGGATATGCTCCGTTTGAATATGTGCACGAGGAGCTATTCGACTTATTAGCAGCGGCAGATGTTGTTGTTTCACGTGCAGGATCTAATTCAATTTTTGAGTTTCTTGGCTTACAAAAACCGATGCTGCTGATTCCACTAAGTGCAAATGCTTCTCGCGGCGATCAAATTTTAAATGCGGCGAGCTTTGAAAAACAAGGATTTTGTCAAGTGATTCAAGAGGAAAACTTGAGTTTTGAACAATTTGAGTCAACGCTTGATCATTTATTGAAGGAGTCTTCGACGTATCGCGCGAAGATGGAGCAGAAGCGCCCATTTAAAACAGGACCCGAAATGTATCAATTATTACTAGATTTAATGAAAAAATAA
- a CDS encoding MATE family efflux transporter yields the protein MNQTFNKTAKVRQLFHLLIPILITQLGLYAMTFFDIMMSGQYHTVDVAGVSIGSSLWTPVYMGLGGVLIALTPVVSQLVGSKRTNSVPFSVIQALYLSVAIALSVLTVGTFTVNPILNMMDLEANVHQIAHDYLVALSFGIIPLFIYDTLRAFIDALGKTRVSMLITLGALPINILLNYMLIYGKLGLPELGGVGSGYATAVTYWIIAIVAIIVVIRIHPFAVYNVFQKFYRISWKEWSSFLKIGIPIGLAVFFETSIFSAVTLLMSEYDTVTIASHQIAMNFASLLYMIPLSISMALTIVIGFEVGAKRLKDAREYSLIGITMALSMALLCATVLFFFRESVASIYTQDQTVITLTTHFLLYAMFFQISDALQAPIQGILRGYKDVTITFFMSLLSYWILGLPIGYTLANFFDMGPDGYWIGLIAGLAIGAIGLATRLRFIQRTNVLQKAS from the coding sequence ATGAATCAAACATTTAATAAAACAGCAAAAGTTCGCCAATTATTTCACCTATTAATTCCAATTCTCATTACTCAGCTTGGATTATATGCAATGACTTTTTTTGACATTATGATGTCTGGACAATATCATACCGTAGATGTTGCAGGTGTCTCTATTGGAAGTTCTTTATGGACACCGGTTTATATGGGTTTAGGGGGCGTGCTCATTGCGTTGACCCCTGTTGTTTCACAATTGGTCGGCTCTAAACGGACAAACTCTGTTCCCTTTTCTGTTATACAAGCCCTTTATTTATCCGTTGCTATTGCATTATCGGTTTTAACTGTCGGTACATTTACGGTTAATCCCATTTTAAATATGATGGATCTAGAGGCAAATGTTCATCAAATTGCTCATGACTATCTTGTGGCACTTTCATTTGGAATCATTCCCTTGTTTATTTATGATACATTGCGTGCTTTCATTGATGCACTTGGAAAAACAAGAGTATCGATGCTTATTACACTCGGAGCCTTACCAATTAATATTTTATTAAATTATATGCTTATTTACGGGAAATTGGGACTTCCGGAATTAGGAGGTGTTGGTTCTGGATACGCAACTGCGGTTACGTATTGGATCATAGCTATTGTGGCCATTATCGTCGTCATACGCATTCATCCATTTGCCGTCTATAACGTATTTCAAAAGTTTTACCGCATTTCATGGAAAGAATGGAGCTCATTCTTAAAGATTGGAATTCCGATTGGTCTCGCTGTGTTTTTTGAAACAAGCATTTTTTCTGCTGTAACCTTACTGATGAGTGAATATGATACCGTGACCATTGCCTCTCATCAAATCGCTATGAATTTTGCTTCACTGTTATATATGATACCATTAAGTATTTCAATGGCTTTAACGATTGTTATTGGCTTTGAAGTAGGCGCAAAACGCTTGAAAGATGCTCGTGAATATAGTCTTATTGGAATTACGATGGCTTTATCCATGGCTTTACTTTGTGCAACCGTGCTGTTCTTTTTCCGAGAATCAGTTGCCTCTATTTATACACAAGATCAAACCGTTATAACGCTTACGACTCACTTCTTACTATATGCAATGTTCTTCCAAATATCAGATGCTCTTCAAGCTCCAATTCAAGGGATTTTACGAGGATACAAAGATGTCACCATTACCTTCTTCATGTCTCTTCTCTCTTATTGGATACTTGGATTACCCATTGGTTACACACTCGCTAACTTTTTCGATATGGGACCTGATGGTTACTGGATTGGATTAATTGCGGGATTAGCGATTGGGGCAATTGGCCTCGCTACAAGACTAAGGTTCATTCAACGAACGAATGTCCTTCAAAAAGCTTCCTAA